The genomic stretch TTTGCGCCAAGTTTCTGGGGTGGAAACAGGTTTAACACCGCAGCAGTCTCAGGTTTTCGATTACAATGACAGCCAAGTAGGAAGTTTGTGGGTTGAGTATTCGGACGCGGTTACTTCATCTGCTCAGAAACGAGTAGAGGAAATTTTGGCTTACTATCAAAAACGATACGGCAAAGCAGTAATAGGTAATCATTAAAAGGTGAAAGAGAAAAAGGAAAAGGTAATTAATGCTTCCCTTTTCCTGTTTTCTTTTTCACCTTAATTTTTTGTCAATGAACTATTACAATGACATTACTAATCAGCAATTATTAAATTATGGGTACGATTCAAGCTTTACGAGGAACAAGAGATATTTTGCCGGAAGAGGTGATTTACTGGCAAAAAGTGGAAGCAATAGCTAGGGAAATTTTGGGCAAAGCTGCTTATCAAGAAATTCGCACGCCGATTTTTGAGGAGACGAGTCTTTTTGAACGCGGCATTGGTGAAGCTACTGATGTGGTTGGTAAGGAGATGTATACTTTTTCAGACCGGGGCGATCGATCGATCACTTTGCGCCCGGAAGGAACTGCTGGAGTAGTACGTTCTTTTATCGAAAATAGTCTGTTTGCTCAAGGTGGTGTGCAGCGTCTTTGGTATACTGGGCCGATGTTTCGCTACGAACGTCCGCAAGCCGGAAGGCAAAGACAGTTTCATCAAATAGGGGTTGAGGTTTTAGGAAGTTCAGATTCGAGGGCGGATGTGGAGGTGATTGCGATCGCAACTAACATCCTCCAAACTTTAGGTTTAAAATCTCTACGTCTGGATATTAATTCTTTAGGAAATGCGGAAGATAGGCAACAATATCGCCAAGCATTGATTGATTATTTAACTCCTTATAAAAATGAGTTAGATTCTGATTCTCAAGATAGATTAACTCGCAATCCTTTGCGGATTTTAGATAGTAAGGATGAACGAACTAAGGAAATTTCTCTCAATGCTCCGAGTATTTTAGATCATCTTGGCTCAGATTCTAAACGGCATTTTGACCAAGTATTACAACTATTAACTGATTTGGGTGTTACTTATCAATTAAATCCTCGCTTAGTCAGAGGTTTAGATTATTACACTCATACCGCTTTTGAAGTTATTTCAGATGATTTAGGTGCTCAAGCAACAGTTTGTGGCGGCGGTAGATATGATGGTTTAGTAGCAGAATTAGGTGGCCCTGATACGCCCGCAGTAGGTTGGGCGATCGGTCTGGAAAGACTGATTATTTTGTTGCAAAAGTTGCAGGAAACACCAAATAGGTTACTAGATTTTTATGTGGTTTCTAGAGGAGAAAAAGCGGAACCCCAAGCACTAATTTTAGGACAAAAATTGCGCCAAATTGGATTTAGTGTGGAACTAGATTTAAGCGGTAGTGCTTTTAAGAAACAGTTCGCCCGTGCTGATAAAAGTGGTGCTGTTGGTTGTTTGATTCTGGGAGATGAAGAAGCAGAAAATCAAACCGTTAAGTTGAAGTGGATGGCGACAAAAGAACAGCAAACAGTTGCTCAAGCTGATTTGTTAGATAAAGTGGAACTGTGGCGAAAAGAAATTGTTAGTTACAGAAATTCTGGCTTAATTAGTTAAATAGCCCATCATTGTAGAGACGTTTTATAAAACGTCTCTACAAACAACAAGAAAAATTTTTTGTTATAATTATAGTACATAAATACCATATAAAAATTATTTTCTAAGATTAGTAGGAGAATTAGCAATGAAACTAATCAATATTGACTTAAAAAATGTAGTAGCTATTGGTTATGAAGATGAGCATTTGGGGTTATTGATCGATCGCGGTAACCAAATGGAATATTTAGAAGTTTCTGCGCCTTCTTATATTTATGAGGAACTGCAAGAACTTGCCGAAATAGCGAATGAAGAAGCCGAAATTCCCATGCTTCCCATTAGTTCAACTATGGCATCAGCAGTAGGGTATGATAAACAAAGAAAAATACTGCAAATTGAGTTTAATAGCGGTTCAGTTTATCAATATGCTGATGTAGAAATGGAAACTTGGGAACGTTTCTTAGCATCTAATTCGGGCTTGCTGAAAAAGAGCGAAAAGGCGGCAGAATAAGGATGGTGAGCGCGATGAAAATCGGTTAAGTGCAAGGGATTGGTGTAAAATAGCCCAAAAACCTTGCATAAGTCGGAGAAAATGTACCGAAAAGAGGAGCAACCGAACACAGCACCAGAAGAGTTTAAACTACCGTTTGAGGGAAAACTCGCAGAAGAAAATCGCTGGGTAATCATGGCTCAATGGATACCCTGGTCGGAATTTGAGGCCGAATATGCCGAGTTATTTTCATCAGAAATGGGGGCACCAGCCAAAACATTTAGAATGGCGTTGGGAGCATTAATCATTAAGGAAAAATTAGGGATAAGTGATAGAGAAACAGTAGAACAAATCAAAGAAAATCCCTACTTGCAGTATTTTATTGGACTGTCAGAATACAGTAACTCGGCTCCATTTGATGCCTCAATGTTAGTCCACTTTCGGACAAGAATCAGTGCTAAGTTAGTGAACAAAGTAAATCAAGTAATGGTGAAGAGAATGCGAGAGGCTACAAGTGAGCCAGCCGCAGAAAACCAGTCAGAATCAGATGAAGTGAGTGAGAGGAAAAACCGGGGAAAATTAATAGCTGATGCGACTTGTGCGCCTGGTGATATTACTTATCCGACCGACTTAAAAATCTTGAATCAGGCGAGAGAAAAAACCGAGAAAATCATTGATATTTTGCATAAGAATCGGACAAATAAATCAGAAAAAAAACCAAGAACGTATCGAAAAATAGCTCACAAAGATTACCTAAAAGTAGCCAAACAACGCCGACCTTCACGCAAGGTCAGACGCAAAGCGATTAAAAAACAATTGCAATATATTAAAAGAAACTTAAGAAATATAGACCAACTAATGGCAGAGGGAGCGGTGCTGGATTGCTTGAATCACAGACAATACAAGAGCTTATTAGTAGTAGCAGAAGTTTATCGTCAACAGCAATGGATGTTTGATAATCACAAACAAAGTATCTCTGACAGAATTGTCAGTTTAAGTCAACCACATATCCGTCCGATAGTCAGAGGAAAAGCTGGAACGCCAGTAGAATTTGGAGCCAAATTATCCGCAAGTTGTGTGGATGAATATGTCTTTCTTGACCGGATTAGTTGGGATAACTTTAATGAATCATCTGATTTAAAAGCGCAAATAGAAGCTTTTAAAGAGTACACAGGGTATTATCCTGAATCAGTTCATGTAGATAAAATTTACCGAAATAGAGAGAATCGAGCTTGGTGTAAAGAAAGAGGGATTAGAATTAGTGGTCTTCCGTTAGGTAGGCCACCAGTAAATATCAATAAAGAAACAAAAAAACAAGCGTTAGATGATGAAAAAATTCGTAATTCTATTGAGGGGAAATTTGGTCAAGGAAAACGAGGATTTAGTCTGAATCGCATCATGACTAAATTAGCTCATACTTCGGAAACTGCAATTGCTATTACTTTTTTAGTCATGAATCTCTCTGTGATTCTTAGACAGATTTTTTGGTCAATTTTTCGGTTCAATTACTTTTTCTGGGTGATTGATTATTACAACTTATCTGTTACTTCATTAACTCAAAGAAAGCTTATTTGTCGCTCTTACTTCATTAGCTAGTTCATCATTCTTTTCCTTTTCTATTACTTTTTCAGCAAGCCCTAATTCTAAAGGCAAATTTTTCAACAAAGAAATCAAAGGACATTATCCCAGCCATTGTTTAGATGATGGAACTGTGATGGAAACATACACAGTTATATATCCTAAAAATGCGCCAGTCAAAGCAGGAAATTACCAACCAGTTTCTAGATTAAAAACTGCTTAATAATCACCACCAGAACCATATTTCCACGCATCAATCCATCGTTGCAGGTAATATTTCGGTGCTGGTGGTAGTTCTTTTACCCAAGGTTGAATACTTTCACCTAATTGATTTAAGCCTGTATAGGCTGCTAAATTGAAGTAATGAACTAACCAATCAATTAATGCTAATATGCCAACTTGGGGGATGATTTTAATTACAATCTCTGGGTGGGAAAATTGAGTTTTTAACAGAGCTTTTGTTAAAGCGGAAAATTTCACAACATCTTGGAG from Phormidium ambiguum IAM M-71 encodes the following:
- the hisS gene encoding histidine--tRNA ligase → MGTIQALRGTRDILPEEVIYWQKVEAIAREILGKAAYQEIRTPIFEETSLFERGIGEATDVVGKEMYTFSDRGDRSITLRPEGTAGVVRSFIENSLFAQGGVQRLWYTGPMFRYERPQAGRQRQFHQIGVEVLGSSDSRADVEVIAIATNILQTLGLKSLRLDINSLGNAEDRQQYRQALIDYLTPYKNELDSDSQDRLTRNPLRILDSKDERTKEISLNAPSILDHLGSDSKRHFDQVLQLLTDLGVTYQLNPRLVRGLDYYTHTAFEVISDDLGAQATVCGGGRYDGLVAELGGPDTPAVGWAIGLERLIILLQKLQETPNRLLDFYVVSRGEKAEPQALILGQKLRQIGFSVELDLSGSAFKKQFARADKSGAVGCLILGDEEAENQTVKLKWMATKEQQTVAQADLLDKVELWRKEIVSYRNSGLIS
- a CDS encoding KTSC domain-containing protein; this translates as MKLINIDLKNVVAIGYEDEHLGLLIDRGNQMEYLEVSAPSYIYEELQELAEIANEEAEIPMLPISSTMASAVGYDKQRKILQIEFNSGSVYQYADVEMETWERFLASNSGLLKKSEKAAE
- a CDS encoding IS5 family transposase — its product is MYRKEEQPNTAPEEFKLPFEGKLAEENRWVIMAQWIPWSEFEAEYAELFSSEMGAPAKTFRMALGALIIKEKLGISDRETVEQIKENPYLQYFIGLSEYSNSAPFDASMLVHFRTRISAKLVNKVNQVMVKRMREATSEPAAENQSESDEVSERKNRGKLIADATCAPGDITYPTDLKILNQAREKTEKIIDILHKNRTNKSEKKPRTYRKIAHKDYLKVAKQRRPSRKVRRKAIKKQLQYIKRNLRNIDQLMAEGAVLDCLNHRQYKSLLVVAEVYRQQQWMFDNHKQSISDRIVSLSQPHIRPIVRGKAGTPVEFGAKLSASCVDEYVFLDRISWDNFNESSDLKAQIEAFKEYTGYYPESVHVDKIYRNRENRAWCKERGIRISGLPLGRPPVNINKETKKQALDDEKIRNSIEGKFGQGKRGFSLNRIMTKLAHTSETAIAITFLVMNLSVILRQIFWSIFRFNYFFWVIDYYNLSVTSLTQRKLICRSYFIS